A section of the Parasteatoda tepidariorum isolate YZ-2023 chromosome 6, CAS_Ptep_4.0, whole genome shotgun sequence genome encodes:
- the LOC107446602 gene encoding inactive peptidyl-prolyl cis-trans isomerase FKBP6-like — translation MEKLFLDKEITIDELCKGVEFQVDNDEVFSESENESYFDSDTFKTFKDEITDLENEYKPKLFSGAYEPFSVYKERMEPVTSDKKILKEVMKRGSGILIPDKSVVMMHYDAYLENQEEPFDSTRLRKRPYKFLFGDNNLLPGLELSIKTMKKDEMSRFLVSPDYAYGTMGCPPRIPPSAEILYEVEVLNFYDSKDAIEFEDIAPEERKKMSFEKVVAVYRCEHNMANDLFRKGLCKQAIARYRKAANMLQDVNVANEEEDEKRNVYLLKLYLNLTQSYITIQTPNKAIIYADLALRIQPKNPKGLYGKGYALLMISDYERAKHYLSLAKEEKPFDKSINEAITKLKQKQKQHYEWEKRYSKYALACSQRSDAANK, via the exons ATGGAAAAGCtttttttagataaagaaaTTACAATAGA CGAATTGTGCAAGGGTGTTGAGTTTCAAGTTGATAACGATGAAGTGTTCTCAGAATCAGAAAATGAATCATATTTTGATTCTGATACATTTAAGACATTTAAAGATGAAATTACCGATCTTGAGAATGAATACAAACCAAAACTCTTCAGTGGAGCTTATGAACCTTTTTCTGTTTACAAAGAAAGGATGGAACCTGTCACCAgtgataaaaagattttgaaagag GTTATGAAACGTGGATCAGGCATACTCATTCCTGATAAATCTGTGGTGATGATGCATTATGATGCTTATTTAGAAAATCAAGAAGAGCCATTTGATTCTACACGTTTGAGAAAAAGACCTTATAAGTTTTT ATTTGGCGACAATAACCTTTTACCTGGCTTAGAATTATCCATCAAAACAATGAAGAAAGATGAAATGTCAAGGTTTTTAGTCAGTCCTGACTATGCTTATGGTACCATGGGCTGTCCCCCTCGAATCCCTCCTTCAGCCGAGATATTGTATGAGGTTGAAGTATTGAACTTCTACGATAGCAAAGATGCTATAGAGTTTGAGGACATTGCACCAGAAGAGCGGAAGAAGATGTCATTTGAAAAAGTTGTTGCTGTGTACCGTTGTGAGCATAACATGGCCAATGATCTCTTCCGAAAGGGACTGTGTAAACAAGCTATTGCCCGGTATCGTAAAGCTGCTAACATGCTCCAAGATGTTAATGTGGCTAATGAAGAAGAAGACGAAAAGCGGAATGTCTATTTgctaaaattgtatttgaatcTCACACAATCCTATATTACTATTCAAACTCCTAATAAAGCTATCATTTATGCTGATTTAGCTCTCAGAATACAACCCAAAAATCCCAAAGGTTTGTATGGAAAGGGATATGCTTTACTTATGATTAGTGATTACGAAAGAGCCAAACATTACCTAAGCCTAGCAAAAGAAGAGAAACCATTTGATAAAAGCATAAATGAAGCTATAACTAAactaaaacagaaacaaaaacagCATTATGAGTGGGAAAAAAGATATTCTAAATATGCTTTGGCTTGTTCTCAACGGAGTGATGCAGCAAATAAGTGA
- the LOC107446583 gene encoding antizyme inhibitor 2-like → ILYFSAVKAHSDPILIRLFVLLGFSFDCSTKGEISLVLKNCGKPQNIIYAHTIKPHSSLKYAREIGVDLMTFDCEEELEKIKKFYPTARLVVRIKGESPQCSYDLNVKYGCYLEEVKQLFVKAKDLDLNVIGISFHVGALCVDPTSYSKTIHSSRILFDFAEGLGLHLTLLDIGGGFFGSKERENFFNDVSSEIRNSVEKYFPDNSVRVIAEPGCYFVGSAQRNVTCVLGKRSVNKHQHPMNKDKNETENDEIKRQYFINDGYYTSFFRQFELYDIYARPFLVSSEIRNSVEKYFPDNSVRVIAEPGCYFVGSAQRNVTCILGKRSVKKHLHPMNKDKNETENDEIKRQYFINDGYYTSFFRQFELYDIYARPFLKQEEVKKRPIYKSTIWGQTCCCEDYVIKECSLPELNDGEYLVWENMGAYTLALASQFTIVPIPQAKRVFIKNSRLNLDWIENLEEVTDFLGNNVVLIESEKVPS, encoded by the exons attttatatttttcagctgTGAAAGCTCATTCAGATCCCATTCTGATACGTTTATTTGTATTACTTGGTTTTTCCTTCGACTGCTCAACTAAG ggaGAAATAAGCttagttttgaaaaactgtGGGAAaccacaaaatataatttatgcacACACGATCAAGCCACATTCCTCACTTAAGTATGCAAGGGAAATTGGAGTCGACTTGATGACTTTCGACTGTgaagaagaacttgaaaaaataaagaaattctacCCCACAGCACG aTTGGTTGTGAGAATAAAAGGAGAAAGCCCTCAATGTTCCTACGATTTAAATGTCAAGTACGGATGTTATTTGGAGGAAGTGAAACAGTTGTTTGTCAAAGCAAAAGATTTAGATCTGAACGTAATCGGAATAAG TTTCCACGTTGGTGCACTTTGTGTGGACCCTACTTCTTACTCCAAAACTATCCATAGCAGTCGAATACTTTTCGACTTCGCCGAAGGACTAGGATTACATCTCACACTTTTAGACATCGGTGGAGGATTTTTTGGATCGAAagaaagagaaaactttttcaatgat GTCTCATCAGAAATTAGGAAcagtgttgaaaaatattttccagacaACAGTGTTCGCGTAATAGCTGAGCCCGGATGCTACTTTGTTGGTTCCGCTCAAAGAAATGTAACTTGCGTACTTGGAAAAAGGTCTGTCAATAAGCATCAACATCCAATGAACAAAGATAAAAATG aaaccgagaatgatgaaataaaaaggcAGTACTTCATAAATGATGGATATTATACCTCTTTCTTTAGGCAATTTGAGCTTTACGATATTTATGCCAGACCTTTCTTa GTCTCATCAGAAATTAGGAAcagtgttgaaaaatattttccggaCAACAGTGTTCGTGTGATAGCCGAGCCCGGATGTTACTTTGTTGGTTCCGCTCAAAGAAATGTGACATGCATACTTGGAAAAAGGTCTGTCAAAAAGCACCTACATCCAATGAACAAAGATAAAAATG aaaccgagaatgatgaaataaaaaggcAGTACTTCATAAATGATGGATATTATACCTCTTTCTTTAGGCAATTTGAGCTTTACGATATTTATGCCAGACCTTTCTTa AAACAAGAAGAAGTGAAGAAAAGACCAATTTATAAAAGCACAATATGGGGCCAAACTTGTTGCTGTGAAGATTATGTAATTAAAGAATGTTCCCTTCCTGAATTAAATGATGGTGAATATCTAGTATGGGAAAATATGGGTGCATACACTTTAGCTCTGGCCTCTCAATTTACGATTGTTCCGATTCCACAAGCCAAGagagtatttattaaaaattcaag ACTGAATCTGGATTGGATTGAAAACCTGGAAGAAGTAACAGATTTCCTTGGAAACAACGTAGTTCTTATAGAAAGTGAAAAAGTCccttcataa